One region of Rhizobium sp. WYJ-E13 genomic DNA includes:
- a CDS encoding DUF1778 domain-containing protein: protein MTKTRTAPSASSPSAAVSARASAADTKGSINLRIETGTRQLIDNAAAVLGKTRTEFMVESARRQAVDVLLDQRLFTLDPERYDAFIHALDNPPAPGPKLKALLRRTPAWQK from the coding sequence GCTCCCTCCGCATCTTCCCCTTCTGCTGCTGTCTCGGCGCGCGCCTCTGCGGCCGACACCAAGGGCAGTATCAACCTGCGGATCGAGACCGGCACTCGCCAGCTCATCGACAATGCGGCGGCGGTGTTGGGTAAGACGCGCACCGAGTTCATGGTGGAAAGCGCCCGGCGGCAGGCAGTCGATGTGCTGCTTGACCAGCGCCTGTTCACGCTCGATCCCGAGCGTTACGACGCTTTCATTCACGCGCTCGACAATCCGCCCGCGCCCGGACCGAAGCTCAAGGCCCTTCTACGCCGGACTCCGGCATGGCAGAAATAG
- a CDS encoding GNAT family N-acetyltransferase → MAEIDDAPDQPAPRLSAPVALTVDHDVSGFDCGEPVLNDWLRHRALKNESRFSRTYVVCEGNRVVGYFCISAGSVERGIAPGKVRCNAPDVIPVSVIGRLAVSRDHAGKGLGADLLSDALRRIALVSQSIGIGAVLVQAKDDAAKRFYLRCAEFIEYPEDSRTLFLPIETVVAGFG, encoded by the coding sequence ATGGCAGAAATAGACGACGCGCCGGACCAGCCCGCGCCTCGGCTCTCCGCTCCCGTTGCCTTGACTGTCGACCACGATGTTTCGGGGTTCGACTGTGGTGAGCCGGTGCTGAATGACTGGCTGCGCCATAGGGCCTTGAAGAACGAAAGCCGGTTCTCGCGCACCTATGTCGTGTGTGAGGGCAATCGGGTGGTTGGCTATTTCTGCATTTCAGCCGGATCGGTCGAGCGTGGGATTGCTCCCGGCAAGGTGCGGTGCAATGCGCCCGACGTGATTCCGGTGTCAGTTATCGGGCGGTTGGCGGTCAGTCGCGATCATGCGGGAAAGGGTCTCGGGGCGGACCTCCTGTCCGATGCGCTGCGCCGGATTGCTCTAGTATCGCAGAGTATTGGCATCGGGGCAGTTCTGGTTCAGGCCAAGGACGATGCGGCCAAGCGCTTCTATCTGCGTTGCGCGGAGTTCATCGAATATCCGGAAGACAGCCGAACGCTGTTCCTGCCCATCGAAACAGTGGTGGCGGGGTTCGGCTAG